The Corynebacterium glaucum genome includes a region encoding these proteins:
- a CDS encoding heat shock protein transcriptional repressor HspR yields the protein MHAQTLRTYDRLGLVSPMRTRGGGRRYSARDIELLRRVQYLSQEEGVNLAGIKTIIELTEQIEVLEEELQAERAAASELRSQLSTRRRGAELVHVPRSTAVVAWEPFASRRSRNR from the coding sequence ATGCACGCACAAACGCTGCGCACCTACGATCGGCTCGGTCTCGTCTCTCCGATGCGTACCCGCGGGGGCGGGCGCCGCTACTCCGCGCGCGACATTGAGCTCTTGCGTCGCGTGCAGTACCTCTCCCAGGAGGAGGGTGTGAACCTCGCCGGCATCAAGACGATCATCGAGCTGACCGAGCAGATCGAGGTGCTTGAGGAAGAACTGCAGGCTGAGCGTGCGGCTGCGTCAGAGTTGCGCTCGCAGTTGTCAACGCGCCGTCGCGGTGCCGAGCTGGTTCACGTGCCGCGCTCCACTGCGGTGGTGGCTTGGGAGCCATTCGCTTCACGACGGTCGCGCAACCGCTAG